The following are from one region of the Aequoribacter fuscus genome:
- a CDS encoding HAD family hydrolase — translation MSQIQLITFDLDDTLWAVKPALIRAEQEQNDWLKQHRPGTVEHHTHESLFEFKKSVWKRHPELAHHISKMREQSLYELQIAVGYTPEDARIGAKEAFEVFLHFRHKVELYENALRVLELLHPHYTLGAITNGNADVYKTDAAEYFDFAILAEEVGASKPAPIAFEEALKRSGFRAHQAAHIGDHWEHDVLGARNAGFHAIWLNASNVGWPHDSEPPLTIQSLDELPNLVASLGEF, via the coding sequence ATGAGCCAAATTCAGTTAATTACCTTCGATCTTGACGACACCTTGTGGGCAGTGAAACCGGCCCTTATTCGCGCCGAACAAGAGCAGAACGATTGGCTCAAACAACATCGTCCGGGCACCGTCGAACACCACACGCATGAGAGCCTATTCGAATTTAAAAAATCGGTCTGGAAGCGTCACCCAGAACTTGCGCATCACATCAGTAAAATGCGCGAACAAAGCCTGTATGAACTTCAAATTGCCGTAGGCTACACGCCCGAAGACGCGCGAATAGGCGCAAAAGAGGCGTTCGAGGTGTTTTTGCATTTTCGACACAAGGTCGAGCTCTACGAAAACGCCCTGCGAGTCCTCGAGTTGCTGCATCCGCACTATACTTTGGGCGCCATAACCAACGGCAATGCTGACGTTTACAAAACCGACGCTGCAGAATACTTTGATTTTGCCATTCTGGCCGAAGAAGTCGGAGCCTCTAAACCGGCACCCATTGCGTTTGAAGAGGCGCTAAAACGCTCGGGCTTCCGCGCTCATCAAGCAGCCCATATCGGCGACCATTGGGAGCACGACGTACTCGGTGCTCGCAATGCAGGTTTTCATGCGATATGGCTCAACGCGAGCAATGTCGGCTGGCCACACGATTCCGAGCCGCCTTTGACCATTCAGTCGCTGGATGAATTACCCAACTTAGTCGCTTCGCTCGGGGAATTTTGA
- a CDS encoding P-II family nitrogen regulator, which produces MKLVTAIIKPFKMDDVRLALSEIGVQGITVTEVKGFGRQRGHTELYRGAEYVVDFLPKLKLEIAVAESQVDATIDAILKSASTGKIGDGKIFVSPLEQVIRIRTGETGEEAV; this is translated from the coding sequence ATGAAATTGGTCACCGCGATTATTAAGCCGTTTAAAATGGACGACGTGCGCCTGGCTCTTTCGGAAATCGGCGTTCAGGGAATAACGGTCACGGAGGTCAAAGGCTTTGGCCGTCAGCGAGGGCACACCGAACTGTATCGCGGCGCTGAGTACGTCGTAGACTTTCTGCCTAAGTTGAAACTTGAAATTGCCGTTGCCGAATCGCAAGTTGATGCAACCATCGATGCAATCCTTAAATCTGCCAGTACTGGCAAAATTGGCGATGGCAAAATCTTTGTTTCACCGCTTGAGCAAGTGATCCGTATCCGCACCGGCGAAACTGGCGAAGAAGCGGTTTAA
- a CDS encoding ammonium transporter, with amino-acid sequence MENEIFQLQYALDTFYFLVCGALVMWMAAGFSMLEAGLVRAKNTTEILTKNVALYAIACTMYMICGYAIMYGGDIFLSTITGDGVTGAEEAATYAPSADFFFQVVFVATAMSIVSGAVAERMKLWAFLAFAVVMTGFIYPMEGSWTWGGNSVFGMYNLGDLGFVDFAGSGIVHMAGAAAALAGVMLVGARKGKYGADGSIHPIPGANLPLATLGTFILWMGWFGFNGGSVLATASVESANAVAVVFMNTNAAAAGGLIAALITARFMFGKADLTMALNGALAGLVAITAGPDTPTALQATIFGAIGGVLVVFSIITLDKLKIDDPVGAISVHGVVGLLGLLLVPVTNSDVSFMGQIIGALTIFVWVFVTSFIVFTIIKAVIGLRVSEEEEYEGVDISECGMEAYPEFGGSN; translated from the coding sequence ATGGAAAACGAAATATTTCAATTACAGTACGCGCTCGATACCTTTTATTTTCTGGTATGCGGCGCCTTAGTCATGTGGATGGCAGCGGGCTTCTCTATGCTCGAGGCGGGCTTAGTACGAGCCAAGAACACCACTGAAATCTTAACCAAAAACGTCGCGTTGTACGCGATTGCCTGCACCATGTACATGATTTGCGGCTACGCCATCATGTACGGCGGCGATATTTTCTTATCGACGATTACTGGTGACGGTGTCACAGGGGCAGAGGAAGCGGCTACTTACGCACCTTCGGCTGACTTCTTCTTTCAGGTCGTCTTCGTAGCCACGGCTATGTCGATTGTATCTGGCGCGGTAGCAGAGCGTATGAAACTCTGGGCGTTTTTGGCCTTTGCCGTTGTTATGACGGGCTTTATCTACCCAATGGAAGGTTCCTGGACTTGGGGTGGCAATTCCGTATTCGGCATGTATAACCTAGGTGACTTAGGATTCGTTGACTTCGCGGGATCAGGCATCGTGCACATGGCTGGTGCAGCTGCGGCTTTAGCAGGTGTGATGTTGGTTGGTGCGCGTAAAGGAAAATACGGCGCGGATGGCTCAATTCACCCGATCCCGGGCGCAAATTTGCCCTTAGCGACGCTCGGTACCTTCATCCTATGGATGGGCTGGTTTGGCTTTAACGGTGGCTCGGTGTTGGCAACGGCTTCTGTCGAAAGTGCTAACGCGGTAGCGGTTGTATTCATGAACACCAACGCTGCGGCAGCAGGTGGCTTAATTGCTGCGTTGATAACAGCGCGTTTCATGTTCGGAAAAGCCGACCTCACCATGGCGTTGAACGGTGCTTTGGCCGGCTTGGTAGCAATCACTGCGGGTCCTGACACTCCGACCGCCTTGCAAGCAACTATCTTTGGTGCGATCGGTGGTGTCTTGGTTGTGTTCTCGATCATCACCCTAGACAAGCTGAAAATCGACGATCCCGTCGGTGCGATTTCAGTCCACGGTGTCGTTGGTTTGTTGGGTCTGCTGTTAGTCCCAGTCACAAACAGCGATGTCAGCTTCATGGGTCAAATCATCGGTGCACTTACCATTTTTGTATGGGTGTTCGTGACCAGCTTCATCGTATTTACGATTATCAAAGCGGTTATCGGTCTGCGTGTCTCTGAAGAAGAAGAGTACGAAGGTGTCGATATCTCAGAATGCGGTATGGAAGCTTACCCAGAGTTCGGTGGATCGAACTAA
- the glnK gene encoding P-II family nitrogen regulator, whose amino-acid sequence MKLITAIVKPFKLDDVREALSEIGVQGITVTEVKGFGRQKGHTELYRGAEYVVDFLPKVKIEIAVAEALADQTIEAITKAANTGKIGDGKVFVSSLEQVIRIRTGETGEEAI is encoded by the coding sequence ATGAAACTCATAACAGCAATTGTTAAGCCATTTAAGCTTGATGACGTGCGTGAAGCACTGTCTGAAATCGGAGTACAGGGTATTACTGTGACCGAAGTCAAAGGCTTTGGGCGGCAGAAAGGGCACACCGAGTTGTACCGAGGTGCGGAGTACGTGGTCGACTTTTTACCTAAGGTAAAAATTGAGATTGCGGTAGCGGAGGCATTGGCTGATCAGACCATTGAGGCGATCACCAAAGCGGCTAATACCGGCAAAATTGGCGACGGCAAGGTATTCGTTTCATCGCTAGAGCAGGTGATTCGAATTCGAACTGGCGAAACCGGGGAAGAGGCTATCTAG
- a CDS encoding TorF family putative porin has protein sequence MFNKTKLSALVAALALTGAAQASAEISGNVSLVSDYSFRGISQTGEKGAIQGGFDYAAESGFYAGTWMSNVEFGTESSTEMDLYFGYGGSMGDLGYDVSYIYFDYEGDAEFDYQEYALALSYGDFSFGVNYSSEYLGDGGPDFVYPYVGYSMALTEGLSLDLHYGYSDIDAADFWGPGEDSYSDYSATLGFSAGGVDFGLAFVGTDLDDDVVAGSDDRLILSISKSL, from the coding sequence ATGTTCAACAAAACAAAACTTTCCGCTTTGGTCGCTGCTTTGGCATTAACGGGTGCCGCACAAGCATCCGCAGAAATTAGTGGCAACGTATCGCTGGTATCCGACTACTCGTTCCGCGGCATTTCGCAGACGGGCGAAAAAGGCGCTATTCAGGGTGGGTTCGACTACGCCGCTGAATCGGGCTTTTACGCAGGCACTTGGATGTCAAACGTTGAGTTTGGCACCGAGTCGAGCACCGAAATGGACCTTTACTTTGGCTATGGCGGTAGCATGGGCGATCTTGGCTACGACGTTAGCTATATTTACTTCGACTACGAAGGTGACGCTGAGTTCGATTATCAAGAATACGCGCTCGCCCTCAGCTACGGCGATTTTAGCTTTGGCGTGAACTACTCGTCGGAATACCTCGGCGATGGTGGCCCTGACTTCGTGTACCCCTACGTTGGCTATTCGATGGCATTAACCGAAGGTTTGTCACTTGATTTGCACTACGGATACAGCGATATCGACGCCGCGGATTTCTGGGGCCCAGGTGAAGACTCATACTCTGACTACAGTGCCACGCTGGGCTTTAGCGCCGGCGGTGTTGACTTCGGATTAGCGTTTGTGGGCACTGACTTAGACGATGACGTCGTCGCAGGCTCTGATGATCGTTTGATCTTGTCAATCTCAAAAAGTCTGTAA
- a CDS encoding accessory factor UbiK family protein has protein sequence MALKPPPIGDLLSQFKGLAEDSGLKQELDKNSKALMQTMLAKLDVVTREEFDAQCALLARAQQRIAELEAQIKLLEENG, from the coding sequence ATGGCGCTCAAACCGCCCCCAATTGGCGATCTACTTAGCCAATTTAAAGGGCTCGCTGAAGATAGCGGGCTAAAACAAGAGCTAGATAAGAATTCCAAGGCCCTCATGCAAACCATGCTGGCAAAATTAGACGTGGTAACGCGCGAGGAATTCGATGCACAGTGCGCGCTGCTAGCGCGCGCACAACAACGCATTGCGGAGCTTGAAGCGCAAATCAAGCTACTCGAAGAAAACGGTTAA